One genomic segment of Mauremys mutica isolate MM-2020 ecotype Southern chromosome 10, ASM2049712v1, whole genome shotgun sequence includes these proteins:
- the LOC123378283 gene encoding testis-specific serine/threonine-protein kinase 6-like, which produces MSRTSGGDKLLNELGYKLGQTLGEGSYSKVRVATSAKYKGPLAIKVVDRRRAPPDFVHKFLPRELSILRVIRHPNIVRVFEFIEVCNGKLYIVMEAASTDLLQLVQRLGKLPCVPEARDIFGQIVGAVRYLHDRNLVHRDLKCENVLLTSDGRRAKLTDFGFGKEAHGYPDLSTTYCGSAAYASPEVLLGIPYDAKKYDIWSLGVVLYVMVTGCMPFDDTHIHSMPRRQKKGVLYPDGLPPLPEPCKTLIAQLLQFSPASRPGVGQVAKNCWLKGDV; this is translated from the coding sequence ATGTCAAGAACCTCCGGAGGAGACAAACTGCTTAACGAGCTTGGCTACAAGCTAGGCCAGACCCTGGGTGAGGGCAGTTACTCCAAGGTGAGGGTGGCCACCTCAGCCAAGTACAAGGGCCCACTAGCTATCAAGGTGGTGGATCGGCGCCGGGCACCCCCCGATTTTGTACACAAGTTTCTACCACGGGAGCTCTCCATCCTGCGGGTGATCCGGCACCCCAATATCGTGCGGGTCTTTGAGTTCATCGAGGTCTGCAATGGGAAACTCTACATTGTGATGGAAGCAGCATCCACTGATCTGCTCCAGCTGGTGCAGCGACTGGGGAAACTACCTTGTGTCCCAGAGGCCCGGGACATCTTTGGACAGATCGTGGGTGCTGTGCGCTATCTTCATGACCGGAACCTGGTGCACCGGGACCTCAAGTGTGAGAACGTCTTGCTCACCTCTGACGGCCGCCGAGCAAAGCTCACTGACTTTGGCTTTGGCAAGGAGGCACATGGCTACCCAGACCTGAGCACCACCTACTGCGGATCAGCTGCCTATGCCTCCCCCGAGGTGCTGCTGGGCATTCCCTACGATGCCAAGAAGTACGACATATGGAGCTTGGGGGTGGTGCTCTATGTGATGGTGACTGGCTGCATGCCCTTTGATGATACCCACATCCACAGCATGCCCCGCCGCCAGAAGAAGGGTGTCCTCTACCCTGATGGTCTTcctcctctgcctgagccctgcaaaaCCCTCATCGCCCAGCTACTCCAGTTCAGTCCAGCTTCCCGGCCTGGGGTGGGACAGGTGGCCAAGAACTGCTGGCTGAAAGGGGATGTCTAA